In Arthrobacter citreus, a genomic segment contains:
- a CDS encoding alpha/beta fold hydrolase, translating to MVTELWPGVPESWSSFVQAPSTAAVDRPGTVHKWHILDNGPDLEARGVEPAGTLLCVHGNPTWSYLWRTLLAAGSAAEQPWRVIAVDQLDMGFSARTGAFRRLEDRITDLGDLTQAMGLTGKVVTVGHDWGGIISLGWALKHRSQLAGVVLTNTAVHPAGFNLPPALQLALHPAVHRWGTQATDTFIRVTHSLAQPALAKDVRAAFSVPYRGAARREGVANFVADIPAEPTHPSWRTLNRVAEGIRRLDVPALMLWGPKDPVFSDRYLRDLMDRLPQADVHRFEGASHLLPEDVDITAPVFDWLRRGPHTENAELRSRAAAGLSVFRPMLAELDERDGDSSPAVVDMAPLGAPAGSAPATLSWTELASRVNRLAAGLSAAGVRPGDRVNLLVPPGIELTSLIYACLRLGAVIVVADAGLGTKGMSRAIKGAGPKFIIGIERALTGARIFGWPGIRISAQTLPPAKARLLGVKHSVPELITAGENAEVPWQREDPDADAAVLFTSGSTGPAKGVVYTHRQLTAMRDALKNTYNLQAGTSLVAGFAPFALLGPALGATSVTPDMDVTSPRTLTAAALADAAAAVGATTVFASPAALVNVLASSADLGPDQRKALARVELLLSAGAPIPEPLLARVSALAPNAELHTPYGMTEALPITDISLDGIRAAGAGNGVCVGTPVSGALVAIAALGPDGSVGDTALDTPGVTGEILVSAPHVKDRYDRLWITEAKSSSLPGWHRTGDVGHLDEEGRLWVEGRLGHILTTPDGVVTPVAGEQAAESVAGVGRAAVVGVGPAGTQVPVAVLELQDPVRRAGTASPELTAAVRTAVSAGAGLDLAAVLVLPAMPTDIRHNSKIDRAALAGWAEQMLAGRRAPVPGTGGRK from the coding sequence CTGGTGACCGAGCTGTGGCCCGGTGTGCCCGAATCCTGGTCCTCCTTTGTTCAGGCTCCTTCGACGGCGGCGGTGGACCGTCCCGGAACCGTCCACAAGTGGCACATCCTCGACAACGGCCCGGACCTTGAAGCCCGCGGCGTCGAGCCAGCCGGCACCCTGCTCTGCGTGCACGGCAATCCCACCTGGTCCTATCTGTGGCGGACCCTGCTCGCCGCTGGCTCCGCTGCCGAGCAGCCCTGGCGCGTGATCGCCGTCGACCAGCTGGACATGGGCTTCTCCGCCCGCACCGGCGCCTTCCGCCGCCTCGAGGACCGCATCACCGATCTTGGTGACCTGACCCAGGCCATGGGCCTGACCGGCAAGGTCGTCACGGTGGGGCATGACTGGGGAGGCATCATTTCGCTCGGCTGGGCGCTGAAGCACCGCAGCCAGCTCGCCGGCGTCGTCCTGACCAACACGGCAGTGCATCCGGCCGGCTTCAACCTTCCGCCGGCACTGCAGCTGGCGCTGCATCCGGCCGTTCACCGCTGGGGCACGCAGGCCACCGATACGTTTATCCGCGTCACCCATTCCCTGGCGCAGCCCGCGCTGGCCAAGGATGTGCGGGCCGCCTTCTCGGTCCCTTACCGCGGCGCCGCCCGCCGGGAGGGTGTCGCCAACTTTGTCGCGGACATCCCCGCCGAGCCCACCCATCCGAGCTGGCGGACCCTGAACCGCGTGGCCGAGGGCATCCGGCGGCTGGATGTCCCCGCACTCATGCTCTGGGGACCCAAGGATCCGGTGTTCTCCGACCGCTATCTGCGGGACCTGATGGACCGCCTTCCGCAGGCTGACGTGCACCGCTTCGAAGGTGCCAGCCACCTGCTGCCCGAAGACGTGGACATCACCGCTCCCGTCTTCGACTGGCTGCGCCGCGGCCCGCACACCGAGAATGCGGAACTGCGCAGCCGCGCCGCCGCCGGACTGTCGGTCTTCCGGCCCATGCTGGCCGAACTGGACGAGCGCGACGGCGACAGCTCCCCCGCCGTCGTCGACATGGCACCGCTGGGCGCGCCGGCTGGTAGTGCTCCCGCCACACTGTCCTGGACTGAGCTCGCCAGCCGCGTCAACCGGCTGGCCGCCGGACTGTCTGCCGCCGGCGTGCGCCCCGGGGACCGTGTGAACCTGCTCGTGCCCCCCGGCATCGAACTGACCTCGCTGATTTACGCGTGCCTGCGGCTGGGCGCCGTGATTGTGGTGGCCGACGCCGGACTGGGCACCAAGGGAATGAGCCGTGCCATCAAGGGAGCCGGACCCAAGTTCATCATCGGCATTGAACGTGCGCTGACCGGTGCGCGGATCTTCGGCTGGCCGGGCATCCGGATCAGCGCGCAGACCCTTCCGCCGGCCAAGGCGCGGCTGCTGGGCGTCAAGCACTCAGTGCCCGAGCTGATAACCGCCGGAGAAAACGCAGAGGTGCCGTGGCAGCGGGAGGACCCCGACGCCGACGCCGCCGTGCTTTTCACCTCCGGCTCCACCGGACCGGCCAAGGGCGTTGTCTACACCCACCGCCAGCTCACCGCCATGCGCGATGCGCTCAAGAACACGTACAACCTGCAGGCCGGCACGTCGCTGGTGGCCGGGTTCGCCCCGTTTGCGCTGCTCGGACCGGCACTGGGCGCCACCTCCGTCACGCCGGACATGGACGTGACCTCGCCGCGCACCCTGACAGCCGCGGCGCTGGCCGATGCTGCAGCCGCCGTCGGCGCCACCACGGTGTTTGCCTCTCCCGCGGCCCTGGTGAATGTGCTGGCCTCGTCCGCGGATCTCGGACCGGACCAGCGCAAGGCCCTGGCCCGGGTGGAGTTGCTGCTTTCGGCCGGAGCGCCGATCCCGGAACCGCTGCTGGCCCGGGTATCGGCTCTGGCGCCCAACGCGGAGCTGCACACTCCCTATGGGATGACCGAGGCCCTGCCCATCACCGACATCAGTCTTGACGGGATCCGCGCTGCGGGAGCCGGCAACGGGGTCTGTGTCGGCACGCCCGTATCGGGAGCCCTGGTGGCGATTGCCGCGCTGGGCCCGGACGGCAGCGTTGGGGACACCGCGCTGGACACGCCCGGCGTTACCGGCGAAATCCTGGTCTCCGCCCCGCACGTCAAGGACCGCTACGACCGGCTGTGGATCACCGAAGCCAAGAGCTCGTCATTGCCGGGCTGGCACCGCACCGGCGACGTCGGACACCTCGACGAGGAGGGCAGGCTGTGGGTTGAAGGCCGGCTCGGGCACATCCTCACCACTCCCGACGGAGTGGTGACCCCGGTGGCCGGTGAGCAGGCCGCGGAGTCCGTGGCCGGCGTCGGGCGCGCCGCCGTTGTGGGCGTGGGCCCGGCCGGAACCCAGGTTCCGGTGGCCGTGCTGGAACTGCAGGATCCGGTGCGCCGTGCCGGCACCGCATCGCCGGAGCTGACCGCCGCCGTGCGCACCGCGGTCTCCGCCGGAGCCGGACTGGATCTGGCCGCCGTGCTGGTCCTGCCCGCCATGCCCACCGACATCCGGCACAACTCCAAGATCGACCGCGCTGCCCTGGCGGGCTGGGCCGAGCAGATGCTGGCCGGCCGGCGGGCGCCGGTTCCCGGGACGGGCGGACGCAAATGA
- a CDS encoding 3-oxoacyl-ACP synthase III: MTGNFNFQHKNTALLSVTSVEAPVVMTSAEFDERLAPSLKRLRLSKRLLERVAGVSERRWWSPGTDFDDAAIEAGAKAIAEAGVEPSEIGLLINTSVTRRNLEPSVAVKIHNALGLPSSALNFDLANACLGFVNGMTLAANMIESGQIKYALIVAGEDAQGTQEATFARLNRPDSTRDDYLREFATLTLGSGAAAAVIGRADENPGSHRIMGGVSRAGTEHHELCVGGVDGMYTDTKGLLDGGLELVVKAWDEAHEKGWNWRSMDRYVTHQVSNSYTNAIIKAVDLVRDRVPITFPRWGNVGPASLPMTLAQESRTLNPGDRVLCMGVGSGLNTMMMEIAW, translated from the coding sequence TTGACCGGGAACTTCAACTTCCAGCATAAAAACACGGCTCTTCTCAGCGTCACCAGCGTTGAAGCACCGGTAGTTATGACCTCAGCTGAATTCGACGAACGGCTCGCGCCGTCCCTGAAACGGCTCCGGCTCTCCAAGCGGCTACTGGAACGGGTTGCGGGGGTGAGCGAGCGGCGATGGTGGTCGCCGGGCACTGACTTCGACGACGCCGCCATCGAGGCCGGCGCGAAGGCCATCGCCGAGGCCGGCGTCGAGCCATCCGAGATCGGACTGCTGATCAACACCTCGGTGACCCGGCGCAACCTTGAGCCCTCGGTTGCCGTCAAGATCCACAACGCCCTGGGCCTGCCGTCCTCCGCTTTGAACTTCGACTTGGCCAATGCGTGCCTCGGATTTGTCAACGGCATGACCCTGGCCGCGAACATGATCGAATCCGGGCAGATCAAGTACGCCCTGATCGTGGCGGGCGAGGATGCCCAGGGCACGCAGGAGGCCACGTTCGCGCGCCTGAACCGCCCCGATTCCACCCGCGATGACTACCTGCGCGAGTTCGCCACCCTGACCCTGGGCTCCGGCGCCGCAGCAGCCGTCATCGGCCGCGCCGACGAGAATCCGGGCTCCCACCGCATCATGGGCGGCGTGTCCCGTGCGGGCACCGAGCACCATGAACTGTGCGTCGGCGGCGTCGACGGCATGTACACGGACACCAAGGGACTGCTCGACGGCGGCCTGGAGCTGGTGGTCAAGGCCTGGGACGAGGCGCACGAGAAGGGCTGGAACTGGCGTTCCATGGACCGCTACGTCACCCATCAGGTCTCCAATTCCTACACCAACGCCATCATCAAGGCCGTGGACCTGGTCCGGGACCGGGTGCCCATCACCTTCCCGCGCTGGGGCAACGTGGGACCGGCGTCGCTGCCGATGACCCTGGCCCAGGAATCGCGCACGCTGAACCCCGGCGACCGCGTCCTGTGCATGGGCGTGGGATCGGGACTGAACACCATGATGATGGAGATTGCCTGGTGA
- a CDS encoding glutamine amidotransferase codes for MKPFLLLASRAEDTAADEEYEAFLRFGNLLPEQLHRIRLEAGPLSRIDLDRYSGIFVSGSPFNASDPDSSKSELQLRVESELGRLLDDVVERDFPFLGACYGVGTLGRHQGGTVDRQFGEAIGAVDIKLTEDGRLDPMLAGVPDSFTAFVGHREAISVLPPNAVNLAGSSTCPVQMFRVKENLYATQFHPELDVPGLLTRITVYRHAGYFPPEEADAVRDSVRGADVSVPPLILRNFVLRYAR; via the coding sequence ATGAAGCCTTTCCTGCTGCTGGCCTCCCGGGCCGAAGACACAGCCGCCGATGAAGAATACGAAGCGTTCCTGCGCTTCGGAAACCTGCTGCCGGAGCAGCTGCACCGCATCCGGCTCGAGGCCGGTCCGCTGTCCCGCATCGATCTGGACCGGTACAGCGGCATCTTTGTCAGCGGCAGTCCGTTCAACGCCAGCGATCCGGACAGCTCCAAGTCGGAGCTGCAGCTGCGGGTGGAAAGCGAACTGGGCCGGCTCCTGGACGACGTGGTGGAGCGGGACTTCCCCTTCCTGGGCGCATGCTACGGGGTGGGAACGCTGGGCCGGCATCAGGGCGGAACGGTGGACCGTCAGTTCGGCGAAGCCATCGGCGCCGTGGACATCAAGCTCACCGAAGACGGGCGGCTGGACCCGATGCTGGCGGGGGTTCCGGATTCCTTCACGGCGTTTGTGGGTCACCGGGAGGCTATTTCCGTACTGCCGCCCAACGCCGTGAACCTGGCCGGCTCATCCACCTGCCCGGTCCAGATGTTCCGGGTCAAGGAGAACCTCTACGCCACGCAGTTCCACCCCGAGCTGGATGTTCCGGGGCTGCTGACCCGGATCACCGTCTACCGGCACGCCGGGTACTTTCCGCCCGAGGAGGCCGACGCCGTCCGCGACTCGGTGCGCGGCGCCGACGTCAGCGTTCCCCCGCTGATCCTGCGCAATTTTGTGCTCCGCTACGCCCGCTAA
- the smc gene encoding chromosome segregation protein SMC, with translation MHLKTLTMRGFKSFASATTFEFEPGVTAVVGPNGSGKSNVVDALAWVMGEQGAKTLRGGKMEDVIFAGTSGRPALGRAQVSLTIDNADGALPIEYSEVTISRTLFRAGGSEYAINGSPARLLDIQELLSDSGLGREMHVIVGQGQLDRILHAGADERRGFIEEAAGILKHRRRREKTVRKLDAMQANLARLTDLTSELRRQLGPLGKQAAVARRARTVQQDARDARARLLADDLVTLTGALARDAAEETALLARRDTAAAALAAARARQTELEGLAAQATPRVNAARDTWYSLSSLQERYLSLAALAEERRRLLGSSEHREDTGADPERLQAQAGRVRAEAAALVESIDERRGALEDAEEIRAAAEAEAAAEEQRLAAVLRAAADRREGLARLSGAVGAARSRVDAAEAELGRLRASITEGEERRRKAQQEFTALENSAAGVEEGEEGLDAEYEEAIAELNAASAAVEELRRTKQDAERERETLTARRDALRVGLDRRDGTALLLDSGIDGVLEPFAQLLTVRPGCERAITAALGSAAAAVAVADTGAAVRALTHLRDADGGQVDLVLAAGRPGAPEDGGEAQQVQKASRPAPADGAFWAVNAVQAPEQLRHTLAQLLDGVVIVESLAAAADILSGRPELKAVTMEGEVLSAYAGRGGSASAPGLIELQAAVEETEDRIRAAAARSEQAGFALAGAVAGRDAAQARSDAALAALHESDARLAAVAERLGTLGSALRSAVGESERLQRLVSAAETNLAAEQEALAAAAARLAAAGDAPAEEEPSTERREALALAAAEARRAETEARLALRSAEEQHKAVAGRAAGLERAAESERRARAAAEVRARRRAVQAAKATAVAEAARGVLRFLEVSLELAAAERDHAEAVRTAWDAELATVRTTAADAGAEVAKLTDSVHRDELVRAQQQLRVEALETRAVEELGLTPDHLVAEFGPDQPVPVPVAAESAGGSGGDKWAALHAPVDEDGNPLLTGVPYDRAVQEKRLKQAERDLAALGRVNPLALEEFAALEERHTFLSTQLEDLKATRRDLLEIIKDVDRQVEQVFTAAYRDTAEQFERVFATLFPGGEGRLVLTDPGDMLTTGIEIQARPAGKKIKRLSLLSGGERSLTAVALLVAIFKARPSPFYVMDEVEAALDDTNLGRLLTIFGELKESSQLIVITHQKRTMEIADALYGVTMQGDGVSTVISQRLASGAAAAEAPAAG, from the coding sequence GTGCATTTGAAGACGCTGACGATGCGTGGATTTAAATCCTTCGCATCAGCCACCACGTTCGAGTTCGAACCCGGTGTCACCGCGGTGGTGGGACCCAACGGGTCCGGAAAGTCGAATGTGGTGGACGCTCTGGCCTGGGTTATGGGGGAGCAGGGCGCCAAAACGCTGCGCGGCGGGAAAATGGAGGACGTCATTTTCGCCGGGACCAGCGGGCGCCCGGCGCTCGGCCGCGCCCAAGTGTCACTGACCATCGACAACGCCGACGGCGCCCTGCCGATCGAATACTCCGAAGTGACCATTTCACGCACTCTGTTCCGCGCCGGGGGCTCCGAGTACGCCATTAACGGTTCCCCCGCCCGGCTCCTGGACATCCAGGAACTGCTGTCCGATTCCGGTCTGGGCCGTGAGATGCATGTCATAGTAGGGCAGGGGCAGCTGGACCGCATTCTGCACGCCGGGGCCGACGAGCGCCGCGGCTTCATCGAGGAGGCCGCCGGGATCCTCAAGCACCGCCGCCGCCGGGAAAAAACCGTGCGCAAGCTCGACGCGATGCAGGCCAATCTGGCCCGGCTGACCGACCTCACCTCGGAACTGCGCCGCCAGCTCGGACCGCTGGGCAAGCAGGCCGCCGTCGCACGCCGGGCCCGCACCGTCCAGCAGGACGCCCGCGATGCCCGCGCCCGGCTGCTGGCCGATGACCTGGTGACCCTCACCGGCGCCCTGGCCCGGGACGCTGCCGAAGAAACGGCGCTGCTGGCCCGGCGGGACACGGCTGCCGCTGCGCTGGCCGCCGCCCGCGCCCGCCAGACCGAGCTTGAAGGGCTGGCCGCGCAGGCCACGCCGCGGGTGAACGCTGCACGCGACACCTGGTATTCGCTGTCCTCGCTGCAGGAGCGGTACCTGTCCCTGGCGGCGCTGGCAGAGGAACGGCGGCGGCTGCTGGGCTCCTCCGAGCACCGTGAGGACACCGGCGCGGATCCCGAACGGCTGCAGGCACAGGCCGGGCGGGTCCGGGCCGAGGCTGCGGCGCTGGTGGAGTCCATCGATGAACGCCGCGGTGCGCTGGAGGACGCTGAGGAAATCCGGGCTGCCGCGGAGGCCGAAGCCGCCGCGGAAGAGCAGCGTCTGGCCGCCGTGCTGCGCGCCGCAGCGGACCGGCGTGAGGGGTTGGCCCGTTTATCCGGCGCGGTGGGTGCAGCGCGGTCGCGGGTGGATGCGGCCGAGGCGGAGCTGGGCCGGCTGCGCGCGTCCATCACCGAGGGCGAGGAACGGCGCCGGAAGGCACAGCAGGAGTTCACCGCCCTGGAGAACTCCGCCGCTGGTGTCGAGGAAGGCGAAGAAGGGCTCGACGCCGAGTACGAGGAGGCCATCGCCGAACTTAATGCGGCCTCGGCCGCCGTGGAGGAGCTGCGCCGCACCAAGCAGGACGCCGAACGTGAACGCGAGACCCTGACAGCACGCCGGGATGCCCTGCGGGTGGGGCTGGACCGCCGGGACGGGACCGCGCTGCTGCTGGACTCCGGGATTGACGGCGTGCTGGAACCCTTCGCGCAGCTGCTCACCGTCCGTCCCGGCTGCGAACGTGCCATCACCGCGGCCCTGGGCTCGGCGGCAGCGGCAGTTGCGGTGGCCGACACCGGTGCCGCCGTGCGTGCCCTGACCCATCTGCGAGATGCCGACGGCGGGCAGGTGGATCTGGTGCTGGCCGCCGGCCGGCCGGGGGCGCCCGAGGATGGGGGCGAAGCACAGCAAGTGCAGAAAGCCAGCCGGCCAGCCCCGGCGGATGGCGCCTTCTGGGCGGTGAACGCTGTGCAGGCACCGGAGCAGCTGCGGCACACGCTGGCGCAGCTGCTGGACGGCGTCGTCATTGTGGAGTCCCTGGCCGCTGCCGCCGATATTCTTTCCGGCCGGCCGGAGCTGAAGGCCGTCACGATGGAGGGTGAGGTTCTTTCCGCTTATGCCGGGCGCGGCGGCTCGGCCTCCGCGCCCGGCCTGATTGAGCTGCAGGCGGCGGTGGAGGAAACCGAGGACCGGATCCGCGCTGCCGCTGCCCGGTCCGAACAGGCGGGTTTTGCCCTCGCCGGAGCCGTGGCCGGCCGTGATGCGGCCCAGGCCCGGTCCGATGCCGCGCTGGCGGCGCTGCATGAATCCGATGCGCGCCTGGCCGCCGTCGCCGAGCGGCTCGGAACGCTGGGCTCCGCTTTGCGCTCGGCCGTAGGCGAGTCAGAACGGCTGCAGCGGCTGGTCAGCGCGGCCGAAACCAATCTTGCCGCGGAACAGGAAGCGCTGGCTGCGGCTGCCGCACGGTTAGCCGCAGCGGGCGATGCACCCGCGGAAGAGGAGCCGTCCACGGAACGGCGCGAGGCTCTGGCGCTCGCGGCGGCCGAAGCCCGCAGGGCCGAAACCGAGGCCCGCCTGGCGCTGCGCAGCGCGGAGGAACAGCATAAAGCCGTGGCTGGCCGGGCCGCGGGGCTCGAACGGGCGGCGGAGAGCGAACGCCGGGCGCGGGCCGCGGCAGAGGTCCGTGCCCGGCGCCGTGCCGTGCAGGCGGCAAAAGCCACGGCAGTTGCGGAGGCCGCCCGCGGGGTGCTGCGCTTCTTGGAGGTGTCCCTGGAGCTGGCCGCCGCTGAACGGGATCACGCGGAGGCTGTTCGCACCGCCTGGGACGCCGAACTCGCAACGGTCCGCACCACTGCTGCCGATGCCGGCGCCGAGGTGGCCAAGCTCACCGATTCAGTCCACCGCGATGAGCTGGTCCGGGCCCAGCAGCAGCTGCGCGTGGAGGCGCTCGAAACCCGTGCCGTCGAGGAGCTGGGGCTGACCCCCGATCACCTGGTGGCCGAGTTCGGACCCGATCAGCCGGTTCCGGTTCCGGTCGCGGCGGAAAGTGCCGGCGGGTCCGGCGGCGACAAATGGGCGGCGCTGCATGCCCCAGTGGACGAGGACGGCAACCCGCTGTTGACCGGCGTGCCCTATGACCGGGCCGTCCAGGAAAAACGGCTCAAGCAGGCGGAGCGTGACCTGGCTGCTCTGGGCCGGGTGAATCCGCTGGCGCTGGAGGAGTTCGCAGCCCTGGAGGAACGGCACACGTTCCTCAGCACCCAGCTGGAGGACCTCAAGGCAACCCGCCGCGACCTGCTGGAGATCATCAAGGACGTGGACCGGCAGGTGGAGCAGGTCTTCACCGCCGCCTACCGGGACACTGCCGAGCAGTTTGAACGCGTCTTTGCCACGCTGTTTCCGGGTGGGGAAGGCCGGCTGGTACTCACCGATCCCGGGGACATGCTCACCACCGGGATCGAAATCCAGGCCCGTCCGGCGGGCAAAAAGATCAAGCGGCTGTCCCTGCTCTCCGGCGGGGAGCGGTCACTGACGGCCGTGGCGCTCTTGGTGGCCATCTTCAAGGCCCGTCCCTCGCCGTTCTATGTGATGGACGAGGTTGAGGCGGCGCTGGATGACACCAACCTGGGCCGGCTGCTCACCATCTTCGGGGAGCTGAAGGAGTCCAGCCAGCTGATTGTGATCACCCACCAGAAGCGCACGATGGAGATTGCGGATGCCCTCTACGGCGTCACCATGCAGGGAGATGGCGTGTCCACCGTGATCAGCCAGCGGCTTGCTTCCGGCGCTGCCGCCGCCGAGGCCCCTGCCGCCGGCTAA
- a CDS encoding MFS transporter, which translates to MVRAPRLAIPREIKVLIAAAFVIALGFGLVAPVLPQFAQSFNVGVAASSVIVSAFAFTRLVFAPAGGALLEKFGERPVYIAGLLIVAASTAACAFAGSYWQLLIFRGLGGIGSTMFTISAMALIIRLAKPSVRGRVSSAYASSFLLGNIAGPLAGGLLAGFGLRVPFLVYAAALVVAAAVVAIHLKDARLAEGETKPAARPVLTVREALGDSAYRAALASSFANGWSSFGVRNSLLPLFAAAALSAGPEIAGISLTAFAVGTAVVLTFSGRLADSWGRRPLVLTGLAVNAVATAAIGFSTNVPMFLVVSVIAGMGTGLLNPAQQAAVGDVVGNDRSGGKVLATFQMASDSGAIIGPILAGLLADYLGFSWAFGVTGAIVIMACFAWIGARETLEPEASTPAPSVPDDEVPGPAAGAAETAAADGKRVAPGAQAKPSPAPDSPAGPSRTTIEE; encoded by the coding sequence ATGGTCCGTGCTCCCCGTCTCGCGATACCGCGGGAAATCAAAGTCCTCATTGCCGCCGCCTTCGTGATCGCCCTGGGCTTCGGCCTCGTGGCACCGGTGCTGCCGCAATTCGCCCAAAGCTTCAACGTCGGAGTTGCCGCCTCCTCCGTCATTGTCAGCGCCTTCGCCTTCACCCGGCTGGTCTTCGCACCGGCCGGCGGTGCCCTGCTGGAAAAGTTCGGCGAGCGCCCGGTCTACATCGCCGGGCTGCTGATTGTCGCCGCGTCCACCGCGGCCTGTGCCTTTGCCGGCAGTTACTGGCAGCTGCTGATCTTCCGCGGCCTCGGCGGCATCGGTTCCACGATGTTCACCATTTCGGCCATGGCCCTGATCATCCGGCTGGCCAAGCCCTCGGTGCGGGGCCGGGTCTCCAGCGCCTATGCGTCCTCCTTCCTGCTCGGCAACATCGCCGGACCGCTGGCCGGCGGCCTGCTGGCCGGCTTTGGCCTGCGGGTTCCGTTCCTGGTCTATGCGGCGGCACTGGTGGTTGCCGCCGCCGTCGTCGCCATCCATCTGAAGGACGCACGGCTGGCCGAGGGCGAAACCAAGCCCGCGGCCCGTCCGGTGCTGACGGTCCGCGAGGCGCTGGGCGACTCCGCCTACCGGGCGGCGCTGGCCTCGAGCTTCGCCAACGGATGGTCATCCTTTGGTGTGCGCAACTCCCTGCTGCCGCTGTTCGCGGCAGCCGCCCTGAGCGCCGGTCCGGAAATCGCCGGCATTTCACTGACTGCCTTCGCCGTCGGCACCGCCGTCGTCCTGACCTTCTCCGGGCGGCTGGCCGACAGCTGGGGCCGGCGTCCGCTGGTGCTGACCGGCCTGGCCGTGAATGCCGTGGCCACCGCAGCGATCGGTTTCAGCACCAACGTGCCAATGTTCCTGGTGGTTTCCGTCATTGCCGGCATGGGCACGGGACTGCTGAACCCCGCGCAGCAGGCCGCCGTCGGCGACGTGGTGGGCAATGACCGCAGCGGCGGAAAGGTGCTGGCCACCTTCCAGATGGCCAGTGACAGCGGCGCCATTATCGGACCCATCCTGGCCGGACTGCTGGCCGATTACTTGGGCTTCAGCTGGGCCTTCGGCGTCACCGGAGCCATTGTCATCATGGCCTGCTTCGCCTGGATCGGCGCCCGGGAAACACTGGAACCCGAGGCGAGCACCCCGGCCCCGTCGGTTCCCGACGACGAGGTGCCCGGCCCTGCGGCAGGAGCGGCGGAGACCGCGGCCGCGGACGGCAAGCGGGTCGCCCCCGGCGCACAGGCGAAACCCTCCCCCGCCCCGGACTCACCTGCCGGGCCGTCCCGCACTACGATCGAAGAATGA
- a CDS encoding NAD-dependent epimerase/dehydratase family protein: MSPADGSRPAEVPGLSSVEEPRRVLVTGASGLLGGAVAQLLADKGHKVRTLQRTPMPPSSSASLPGKLAAAGSAFESIAGSVSDPAAGARAVEGMDAVVHLAAKVSFTGQWQEFVDTNITGTRTLLDAAKAAGVRDFVFVSSPSVAHFGEPIAGADAGTADPDRARGFYARSKAAAELLALAEDSPVFRVGAIRPHIVWGPGDTQLVERVIDRARAGRLPLLDGGTALIDTTYISNAAAAIVRGLERMDHAHGQALVVTNGQPRPVGELIAGICAAAGVSAPAWSVPGWLARGAGSVIERAWLSAGTRGLVHDEPPMTRFLAEQLSTSHWFDQRRTREVLDWTPAVTVEDGMRRLAAHYGGSAA; encoded by the coding sequence ATGAGCCCGGCAGACGGATCCCGGCCTGCGGAAGTGCCTGGGCTGAGCTCGGTTGAAGAGCCGCGCCGGGTCCTGGTGACCGGTGCCAGCGGGCTGCTCGGCGGAGCTGTTGCACAGCTGCTGGCCGATAAAGGCCACAAGGTGCGCACCCTGCAGCGCACCCCCATGCCGCCGTCGTCCTCCGCGTCGCTGCCGGGAAAGCTGGCGGCCGCTGGTTCGGCGTTCGAGTCCATCGCAGGCTCCGTCTCCGATCCCGCGGCCGGCGCCCGGGCGGTCGAGGGGATGGACGCCGTCGTGCACCTGGCGGCAAAGGTCTCCTTCACCGGCCAGTGGCAGGAGTTTGTTGACACCAACATCACCGGAACCCGGACCCTGCTCGACGCGGCGAAGGCAGCCGGGGTGCGGGACTTCGTGTTTGTGTCCTCGCCGTCGGTGGCGCACTTTGGCGAGCCGATCGCCGGAGCTGACGCCGGCACCGCTGATCCGGACCGTGCCCGCGGTTTCTACGCCCGGTCCAAGGCTGCCGCAGAGCTGCTGGCCCTCGCCGAGGACTCCCCCGTTTTCCGGGTGGGTGCCATCCGTCCGCATATTGTCTGGGGCCCGGGCGACACGCAGCTGGTGGAGCGCGTGATCGACCGCGCCCGCGCCGGCCGGCTGCCGCTGCTGGACGGCGGCACGGCGCTGATTGACACCACGTACATCAGCAACGCCGCGGCCGCTATTGTCCGCGGGCTGGAGCGGATGGACCATGCCCACGGGCAGGCGCTGGTGGTGACCAACGGGCAGCCGCGTCCGGTGGGTGAGCTGATTGCCGGTATCTGCGCCGCCGCCGGGGTTTCCGCTCCCGCCTGGAGCGTTCCGGGCTGGCTGGCCCGCGGAGCCGGATCCGTCATCGAGCGGGCCTGGCTGTCCGCCGGTACACGCGGCCTGGTGCACGACGAGCCGCCGATGACCCGGTTCCTGGCCGAGCAGCTGTCCACCTCGCACTGGTTTGACCAGCGCCGCACCCGCGAGGTGCTGGACTGGACGCCCGCGGTTACGGTGGAGGATGGCATGCGCCGGCTCGCAGCGCACTACGGCGGCAGCGCGGCCTAG